Proteins encoded by one window of Mercenaria mercenaria strain notata chromosome 4, MADL_Memer_1, whole genome shotgun sequence:
- the LOC128556752 gene encoding phosphatidylinositol-glycan biosynthesis class W protein-like: MITLWNVQSHYFLLVTWCCIFLVITSVLFRRPYQDAFKSTPLMNAPMANCPFVSYFRAYTNIFTGFSILAVDFTIYPPYFYKSRVYGTALMDSGLGFYIISNAIVSAEARGIETTKSAKAALKKATKDTVPLICLGVARYFLLTSLDYHVPIQEYGVHWNFFFTLAVVKMGSTILFSFTPTYMWKCLGPLVIMLHQSLLLTEKYRHFVLFGYHGDAARTGGFIEANREGIVASVGFLAIYFVGVQLGSLLMKKRETIGDWSLILLVLTVVCSVCWIMLEVTGELVQKPSRKFANLSYMFFVIGVTSLLIVEGLAFDILITYVKHLTYTSSVTSDKVNRSEDRTCSLLQGINYNGLLFFAVANLMTGLVNLSIDSKSKSKMDAFVIVTLYMIILSALFLYMYRQRISFKAFLWRKNRKQSISVENQDSLGSLQLRR, from the exons ATGATAACACTGTGGAATGTTCAGTCACACTACTTCCTGTTGGTTACGTGGTGTTGCATCTTCCTGGTCATCACTTCCGTTTTATTCAGAAGACCATATCAGGATGCTTTTAAGTCTACGCCTTTAATGAATGCACCAATGGCAAACTGCCCATTTGTGTCTTATTTCCGAGCATATACAAACATTTTTACTGGTTTCTCAATCTTGGCAGTTGATTTTACAATATATCCGCCATATTTTTATAAGTCACGTGTTTATGGTACTGCGCTGATGGATTCAGGGCTTGGATTCTACATTATTTCTAATGCAATCGTATCTGCGGAAGCCAGGGGGATAGAAACAACGAAGAG TGCCAAGGCCGCCCTGAAGAAGGCAACAAAGGACACTGTTCCATTGATCTGTCTTGGTGTAGCCAGATACTTCCTTTTGACATCCTTAGACTACCATGTTCCTATACAAGAATATGGTGTGCATTGGAATTTCTTCTTTACACTCGCAGTTGTCAAG ATGGGATCAACGATCTTGTTTAGTTTTACTCCAACGTACATGTGGAAATGTTTGGGACCTTTGGTAATTATGTTGCACCAATCTCTTCTCCTTACTGAAAAATATCGccactttgttttgtttggttacCATGGTGATGCAGCGCGTACTGGCGGCTTCATAGAGGCAAACAGAGAAGGAATTGTAGCCTCTGTAGGATTCCTTGCGATTTACTTCGTTGGTGTTCAACTAGGATCTCTCTTGATGAAGAAAAG GGAAACTATAGGTGACTGGTCACTGATTCTGTTAGTGCTGACCGTAGTTTGTTCTGTCTGTTGGATAATGCTGGAAGTTACAGGAGAGCTGGTTCAAAAGCCATCTAGGAAGTTTGCAAATCTCTCTTACATGTTCTTTGTG ATTGGTGTGACAAGTCTTCTAATAGTTGAAGGACTGGCTTTTGACATTCTTATCACCTACGTAAAACATCTAACTTACACAAGTTCAGTGACATCAG ATAAAGTAAACAGATCCGAGGATCGAACATGCAGCCTGCTTCAGGGGATAAACTACAATGGTCTTCTTTTCTTCGCAGTGGCGAACCTTATGACCGGACTTGTCAACCTAAGTATCGATTCCAAGTCCAAATCTAAAATGGATGCTTTTGTTATCGTAACATTGTACATGATTATATTGTCTGCATTGTTTTTGTATATGTATCGTCAAAGGATTTCGTTTAAGGCATTTTTATGGAGGAAAAATAGGAAACAATCCATCTCAGTTGAAAATCAAGATTCTTTAGGGTCGTTGCAATTGAGAAGataa
- the LOC123551669 gene encoding uncharacterized protein LOC123551669, which yields MKTPTYRIDGYPDDPMEIPDYDGFSRLSPQGIYPGFEDPYRCPVSTPTVNRRQNFKSPNHQPPFMTFTSMNRSLQIPNNISVPKYKSKYTKSSRPTAKAQNKNFDCYFVRNIDKTVHIDAQTQSTWLSTLCAQPVDEIFTKYKRKSEGVKISQQVSRSGNSTPGEKALLSAWSSNASNRRSYSGMSKSTKSVHTKTTARSSRTSFVDPNLRIQGFDSDHDRMSTNVGFALLPASPTSYDGDDTTVSSRASPLFHKVFRNHVNQNSADHVGHVNTNVYAQYQRDKRFPEIRPRKSALSPTRKRIVSDSKETHSMSMTYPTNPYDLEESPMHIVQLGHGLHEKPTSAKATVQNECPYRLPKALSMSLPELQGTG from the coding sequence ATGAAGACCCCTACTTACAGAATTGATGGATATCCAGATGATCCGATGGAAATACCCGACTACGACGGCTTTTCAAGGTTGTCTCCCCAGGGTATTTACCCAGGGTTTGAGGATCCGTACCGATGTCCAGTCTCCACGCCGACCGTGAACCGCAGGCAGAACTTCAAATCCCCTAATCATCAGCCACCATTCATGACATTTACAAGTATGAATCGGAGCCTACAAATCCCAAATAACATTTCTGTCCCTAAATATAAGTCCAAGTATACAAAATCTAGCAGACCCACGGCTAAAGCgcaaaataaaaactttgatTGCTACTTTGTGAGAAATATTGACAAAACTGTTCACATTGATGCCCAGACGCAGTCAACATGGCTAAGCACGCTTTGTGCCCAACCTGTTGATGAAATATTCACTAAATACAAGCGAAAGTCCGAAGGGGTTAAAATATCGCAGCAGGTTTCGAGGAGCGGTAATTCAACGCCAGGTGAGAAAGCTCTCTTATCTGCTTGGTCAAGTAATGCATCAAACCGGCGCTCTTATTCGGGCATGTCGAAATCTACAAAATCGGTTCATACAAAAACAACAGCAAGAAGTTCTAGAACATCTTTTGTGGATCCCAATCTTCGCATTCAAGGTTTCGATTCCGACCATGATAGAATGTCCACAAATGTAGGTTTTGCACTACTACCCGCATCACCAACTAGTTACGACGGTGATGATACAACGGTTTCTTCGAGAGCGTCGCCACTGTTTCATAAAGTGTTCAGAAATCATGTGAATcaaaacagtgcagaccacgtcGGTCACGTAAATACAAATGTGTATGCACAATACCAAAGGGACAAACGGTTTCCAGAAATCCGTCCAAGAAAGTCAGCATTGTCACCCACAAGGAAACGAATTGTTTCGGACTCAAAGGAGACTCATTCTATGTCAATGACTTATCCAACAAATCCATATGATCTTGAAGAAAGTCCGATGCATATTGTTCAGCTTGGTCATGGATTGCATGAAAAGCCAACATCTGCTAAAGCAACAGTTCAAAATGAGTGTCCATATCGGTTACCAAAAGCGTTGTCGATGTCACTTCCGGAATTACAAGGCACCGGTTGA